In one Brevibacillus composti genomic region, the following are encoded:
- a CDS encoding class I SAM-dependent methyltransferase: MAEEWFERSFREDYVLVYQHRDDSSADKEIANLLERLPIKREGRVLDLCCGSGRHSRALARRGYDVVGVDLSPVLLQLANERNPFPNLQFFQYDMREIPFRDEFDIVVNLFTSFGYFSSDEENARVVANMAHALKAGGEVVIDYLNPAYVEAHLVPSSQKEAAGLLIQEERWLENGFVKKRIVVSDPEKAEPRVYQEQVRLFRLEEMTRMLQAAGFTSIQTFGDYQFQPYLRESSPRMIFYAVKA, encoded by the coding sequence ATGGCAGAGGAATGGTTCGAACGGAGTTTTCGTGAAGATTACGTGCTGGTCTATCAGCACAGAGACGATTCATCAGCAGACAAAGAGATTGCCAATCTGCTGGAGCGGCTGCCGATCAAGCGGGAGGGCAGGGTGCTCGATCTCTGCTGCGGGAGCGGACGTCATTCCCGCGCATTGGCTCGGAGGGGATATGACGTCGTCGGGGTGGATCTATCCCCTGTGCTGCTTCAATTGGCAAACGAGCGGAATCCTTTCCCCAACCTTCAGTTTTTTCAGTACGATATGAGAGAGATTCCGTTTCGGGATGAGTTCGATATTGTCGTAAATCTGTTTACCAGCTTCGGGTATTTCTCTTCCGATGAAGAAAACGCCCGCGTGGTTGCCAATATGGCCCATGCGCTGAAAGCAGGGGGCGAGGTCGTCATTGACTACCTCAATCCTGCCTATGTGGAAGCCCATCTCGTTCCGTCTTCCCAGAAGGAGGCTGCAGGTTTGCTGATCCAGGAAGAGCGGTGGCTGGAAAATGGCTTTGTCAAGAAGCGGATCGTCGTGAGCGATCCGGAAAAAGCGGAGCCGCGTGTCTATCAGGAGCAGGTGCGCCTGTTTAGGCTGGAAGAGATGACCCGGATGCTGCAAGCGGCCGGATTTACGTCCATCCAGACATTTGGCGACTATCAATTCCAGCCGTATCTAAGAGAGAGCTCCCCCCGGATGATTTTCTATGCGGTCAAAGCCTAG